The Tripterygium wilfordii isolate XIE 37 chromosome 4, ASM1340144v1, whole genome shotgun sequence genome has a window encoding:
- the LOC119997995 gene encoding uncharacterized protein LOC119997995 produces MSIAVDSNRRIDIEASGLARGGVACVPATAVFDSLDERREVNAAVEGEAEVCSSSSTSSIGQNSDLSARSGSEGEDGEENEVQSKYKGTLDSMEALEEVLPIRRGISNFYHGKSKSFTSLAEAASNSVKDIAKAENAYTRRRRNLLGFNLIWDNKRNGRGGISKRPISTSRSAVALAMALSSSESISNTSDDSNSSSYSRSPPRLPPLHPLTRASYGNLAVSSPPLPSPQHKKLSPWRSYSLADLQQSAPRMENTNSYGSLSSDERQ; encoded by the exons ATGTCGATTGCGGTGGATAGTAATCGGAGGATTGACATTGAAGCGTCTGGATTAGCGCGTGGTGGCGTCGCGTGCGTGCCGGCCACCGCAGTCTTCGATTCTCTGGATGAGCGTAGAGAAGTGAACGCGGCGGTGGAGGGAGAGGCGGAGGTGTGTAGTTCGTCTTCAACTTCGTCGATCGGGCAGAATAGTGATTTGAGTGCGAGGTCAGGATCGGAAGGTGAGGATGGCGAGGAAAATGAGGTTCAAAGCAAGTACAAGGGGACACTTGATTCCATGGAGGCTCTCGAGGAGGTTTTGCCTATCAg GAGGGGCATATCGAATTTCTACCATGGCAAATCGAAGTCCTTCACTAGTCTGGCTGAGGCTGCTTCTAACTCTGTCAAAGACATTGCAAAGGCAGAGAATGCATATACGAGGAGACGCAGGAATTTACTTGGCTTCAATCTTATATGGGACAATAAGAGAAATGGCAGAGGTGGGATATCTAAGAGACCAATCAGCACCAGCCGGAGCGCGGTGGCATTGGCAATGGCTTTGAGCAGCTCAGAGAGCATCAGTAACACAAGCGATGATTCAAATTCAAGCTCATATTCAAGATCACCTCCTCGTCTTCCACCATTGCATCCACTTACTAGGGCATCTTATGGTAACTTGGCAGTATCATCACCACCATTGCCCTCTCCTCAACATAAAAAGCTATCTCCTTGGCGCTCCTACTCTTTGGCTGACTTGCAACAAAGTGCCCCTCGAATGGAAAATACAAATTCGTATGGCTCTTTATCCAGTGACGAAAGACAATAA